The nucleotide window GGTTTCCAAAGCACTCTCTGGCCAACTGGGTAGAAACTACCTTTACTAGGTGTCAGGATTCCATATGGAGTGGCTTCTTGAAAGAAATACTCAATTTCATCCATgtcatcatcatcttcctcctcctcctcttcatcttgctcctcctcttcttccctcacAGAATATTCTTCAGAGTCCTCAACTTCTGGCAAACTCTTAGGTGCTTTGTTCTTGAGAgaatgggtttttttctgactaGAAGATCTAGGAAGGTCTCCCAGCTTTCTGCCTTTACTAGAAGCCTCCTTAGTCTTCACAGTTGAAGAGTTTTTGGAGTCTTTGTCATTCAAGCTGTTCATCTGCTCCTTTCCTACCACTTCATCTTCATTAAGGGACCCACCACTTGTaatcttctctctcttcaaGCCCTCTGTACCTTTCTGGAAAGTGTACATGCTTTTCTGAAGCACATAGTCAGGGGCAAAATAAGACACTGGAGCATTATCAATGGATGAGCTTTCCTCTCTAGAAGACATATCATCAGAAGACAGACTGAGCACACTTGGAGGTTTCCTTTGTGGCAAACAAAGGCCATAGTCATAGTTAGTGTCCATACTGTCCAAACAAGCCAGCCAGCTGTCAGAGGGAACATACCTCATGGATTCGTCGCACCACACGCTGCCATCTCTTGGACTGTCATTGGCTGCACCATGGCTTAGATTCAGCTTTTTCTGCTGGCAGCTCAAGTCATCCATTACCTCCATACTGGGTGGAAGTAGTCCTGCTGGTTGAACCAAGCTGGGCTCATCTTGAGGAGTTTTGGAAGCTGTGGATTTTTTTGAGCTAGGTTTCTTAGCTGCTACCACATCCTGCCTGACTACTGGCTGCTCTGTGCTAGCAGATCTCACCAGCTCTGTCACTTGCACTGCCATGGTGTCATCTGAGAGGGTTTTTGCCTGTTGACTTGTAATCATCTGCTTCTCTGCATCCAGCTTCACTCCATGAGTTTGGACCTCACTTCCTTGTGTGGCTTCAACAGCCTGTTTGGAGGGGAGAGCAGTTTTTCTCTCATCTAAGGAAGCTCCTGGCACCATTTTCTCCCCTTCATGAGGGCCGTAGAGCATTCCTTCACATGAGCTAACAGAAAATAAGTCACGCTGCACTATGTTCTCTGGGACTGGTTTGCCACTTGCCACATCATACAAGGGGATAGTTTCTTTAAAGGACTTCCATAGCTGAATAGCAGGAGAGCCATTTCCATATTCTATTCTCACTTCTTCCTTCTCAAAGGCATAGCTGCCAGTAGGAAGATTTCTATACTGGGTAGACCTGGAAAGGCTCTTGTTATGAAGCTCTCTGTCTACCACAATGGAAGATCCAGACGAATCCTGATTTGTTGAAGCACTTTCAGTCTCTGTACCTATCCCAGAAGAAGCACAGGCCATATTTCCTGCATCACAGCCTTTCGTTTCTGTACCTAGGACATCTTGGTGCCTTTTTGGCTTGCTTTCAGGCTGTCTAGGATCAGTCTGTGTTTCTTTTGTCTCCATCTTTTTCCCAGAGGTACTATAGTGTCTAAATCTCGTTGCATGATAAAACACAGGGGAAGGTGGGGGACCATTAAAATAAGGCCTTCTGTTAACTCTTGCATGCACTGGATGCTGTGGAACAAAATATCCAGGGTACTCGTGGAGCGCAACAGAATAAAAGGGGAAATATGGGTTTCCACTTCGGTAGCCTGGGCATTGGGGATAAAAAAACAAGTAAAGATgaatatttcttcttcatccAAATCATTTTGATGAACATTTGCTTGTATAAATAGGGACAGCTGCAAGATCAGACACATAGGTAAGTAAAACCCTCCATCTGTTAATGCTTAGAAACAAATCTGGTGTGGAAATAGAGTTTGTAGCTTGTAGAGTTTGTCCAGATAAGCTGTTCCATAACAAAATTTCAACCAGAGCTTGATTTTGTTCCTTGGAACATAAAACAAAGAGCTTTCTGTACTGTTTTGGTGTTTTAGTGACTATGCAATAGGATTGTCTCTGAAGAAGACAGCAAGTGAACACAGGTATAGCATTTACAGAATGTATCTAACTATATAGTTTGTGTGGAAGTTTCTATTTATCCATACCTATAGTATTCTCATGGATATATGGACCTCAAATACGCACATTGAACATTAGGCACATTCTGGAGCTTTCTATCTGTACCATAACCATTCCTTAATAATTGACTTAGCTTTTAGTCTCTAGAAACAAGTGCTTGCTTTCCAGCATACAAGCTAAACATTCAGCTAACAGTTAAAAACtaataataaattaattctACCCTAAATTCACAAGAAGCTTGTTAACAGAGATAGACATTTGTTTCTTCTTAGTAACTTACTATGCAGAGCTACCATAGGCAGCTCTCCTTTagctcacctggagcaggtACACAGTAGGGGCTGTATGCATGACTGAGGTACCATGGATTTGGAAAAGGTTGTTGTGCTGTTGGCTGTGCATAAAAAAAGGGTCTTGTATGGTTTGTGGAGTAAGATCCACTTTCTGAAGATGAGGCAGTATTCATTTCTAATGATTTTCAAACACTAAAAGAGAGAAATGAGCAGGATTAaccatttttaaaaactttaacCTAGTCATTGTTATGCTCTGTCAGAATACAAATGCTCCTCTTCCTGCCCAATAAAACCTGATCTTTCCAGAAGACAAGGACTGCCttcaaagagaaagcagaaaactgGTATCACAGTCAACGTCAAAGATTTTACTTCTTTCACAggttcataaaatggtttgggctggaagggacctccaaaggtcatctggtccaacccccctacagtcagcagggacatcctccactagatcaggttgctcagaggcttgtcaagcctgaccttgactatctccagggatggggcctcaaccacctccctgggcaacctgttgccatgttccaccaccctcatggtacagaacttgttcctaacatccactctcaatctgctcttctctaatttcaaaccattgcccctcatcctgtcactccaggcctttgcaaacactgcctctgcagccttcttatgGCTGTaagaaggctgctgttaggtccccctggagccttctcttctccaggctgaacacccccagctccctcagcctgtcctcatagcagaggtgctccaaccccctgatcattttcgtggccttcctctgaacttgctctatcaggtccatgcACTTCCCTTGCTGAGGAACCTTTTACATGCAGCTCTCAGTATTAGGATTTATAATCCAAAGCCACAGGACCAGTAACTTTATACACACATGGATATAAAGAGTGCTCCAAAACAATTAGCCCCCAAACAAAAGGCctgaaaactaaacaaacataACCCCCAAACAATAGCCTTCACCTAATCAGAAATCTGGTGCTTCATGAAAACAACACTTCTTGGTGCTAACAGGTATGTTGTGTCTGAAACCACAAGACCTCTACTCATTCAGGATTAGCACTTGACAATATACTTAGGAACAGCGATAGCTAACATggcaaacaaaatatttcagtgacaCTATGCTTCCTGTGCTTAAATTAATCGATTagtaacaaaaaaccccaaacaaacaaaaggcatAAGTTCTTGTTCAAAGCCATACAAAATTCACAGGACAACTTCCTCCCACACTTCTGTGTCCCCAGTTAACACACTAAGCTCAGTCCAGTCCCACCCATACCAGTGATACATCCATCTTATGAGcaaagagaaatcacagaaggCTCAGTGActacacaaacaacaaaatagaaGCTTAATTCTTACAAGAACATAAGCACTTCAAcgttacagaaaataaaacagagttCAAGGACCTGTTTCAAACTAGCACACAGTTCAGCCTAGAGTCTCAGAAAGCTTTCAGGAACGCTGGAGCCCTCTTCAGTTTCCATCTAAAAAGGCCTGTCCAGTTCTTGTAAGCATCAGAAGCCTACAGATGCCCCTCACTCTCCTTATCCAAAGCTCCCAGAATGATCTTGACTTCGAGAGCGTGatagaacagaaaaaaacaaacaaacaaaccataaacaaaacaaaccaagtcCTCAAAAAACTACACTACTCCTACCCCCTTAGAGCCCCTCAAAACTAGAGTCCATGCTTGCTGCTTACAGCCCAGCAAGAAACTAACCAAGCTTTGGGCTCACCCTCTTTatggcaggcagctgctgcttgtccactcCCCCTTCCACCTGGGGCTCATTTGACAATGACCTAGGAACCCTTTTCCATCAGTGTATGGGAGGGAGAAACAAAGCACAAGAATGAAAG belongs to Indicator indicator isolate 239-I01 chromosome 11, UM_Iind_1.1, whole genome shotgun sequence and includes:
- the LOC128970093 gene encoding uncharacterized protein LOC128970093: MNTASSSESGSYSTNHTRPFFYAQPTAQQPFPNPWYLSHAYSPYCVPAPGYRSGNPYFPFYSVALHEYPGYFVPQHPVHARVNRRPYFNGPPPSPVFYHATRFRHYSTSGKKMETKETQTDPRQPESKPKRHQDVLGTETKGCDAGNMACASSGIGTETESASTNQDSSGSSIVVDRELHNKSLSRSTQYRNLPTGSYAFEKEEVRIEYGNGSPAIQLWKSFKETIPLYDVASGKPVPENIVQRDLFSVSSCEGMLYGPHEGEKMVPGASLDERKTALPSKQAVEATQGSEVQTHGVKLDAEKQMITSQQAKTLSDDTMAVQVTELVRSASTEQPVVRQDVVAAKKPSSKKSTASKTPQDEPSLVQPAGLLPPSMEVMDDLSCQQKKLNLSHGAANDSPRDGSVWCDESMRYVPSDSWLACLDSMDTNYDYGLCLPQRKPPSVLSLSSDDMSSREESSSIDNAPVSYFAPDYVLQKSMYTFQKGTEGLKREKITSGGSLNEDEVVGKEQMNSLNDKDSKNSSTVKTKEASSKGRKLGDLPRSSSQKKTHSLKNKAPKSLPEVEDSEEYSVREEEEEQDEEEEEEDDDDMDEIEYFFQEATPYGILTPSKGSFYPVGQRVLWKPPKNAIPAQFIGWPVQEKINRIGLGENIGVLYKPKEKVQDEVAYSDYGCYGRKRPTARREGPEHQRALWKLLGGCPPLVKLKKKRIGKPLSKCRDTRHEVEEEVWEMPRSVHKVQASRKLA